Proteins co-encoded in one Streptomyces sp. JH34 genomic window:
- a CDS encoding septum formation initiator family protein — protein MAGKDRDRFSTATRLRLLGEQTAARVYRSQSRRQARRSRLTGRAAFLALIVCSLVVALAYPMRQYISQRDQIAEQERLSQEAHRRTEELRDEKARLKDDAYVRRLARQHLHYVLPGETGYTVVDPDAADVRRGEPGATGRPWHSNLWDGVDSADRE, from the coding sequence ATGGCCGGGAAGGACCGCGACCGGTTCTCCACCGCGACCAGGCTGCGGCTGCTCGGGGAGCAGACGGCGGCCCGCGTCTACCGGTCCCAGAGCCGCCGCCAGGCACGGCGCTCCCGGCTCACCGGCCGGGCCGCGTTCCTCGCGCTGATCGTCTGCTCGCTCGTGGTCGCCCTGGCGTACCCCATGAGGCAGTACATCTCCCAGCGCGACCAGATCGCGGAACAGGAGAGGCTCTCGCAGGAGGCCCACCGGCGGACCGAGGAGCTGCGCGACGAGAAGGCGCGGCTCAAGGACGACGCGTACGTCCGCCGTCTCGCGCGCCAGCACCTGCACTACGTGCTGCCCGGGGAGACCGGCTATACGGTGGTCGACCCGGACGCGGCCGACGTGCGTCGCGGCGAGCCGGGGGCGACGGGGCGGCCCTGGCACTCGAACCTCTGGGACGGCGTCGACAGCGCCGACCGGGAATGA
- a CDS encoding DUF501 domain-containing protein: protein MDTPPPQTESTAPTAADIAAFELQLGRPPRGLRAIAHRCPCGNPDVVETQPRLEDGTPFPTTYYLTCPRAASAIGTLEANGVMKEMTERLATDPELAAAYRAAHEDYLARRDAIEVLEGFPSAGGMPDRVKCLHVLVGHSLVAGPGVNPLGDEAIAMLPEWWAKGPCVTPCGSDAGPDAS, encoded by the coding sequence ATGGACACGCCCCCTCCGCAGACCGAATCCACCGCACCCACCGCTGCGGACATCGCCGCGTTCGAGCTCCAGCTCGGCCGGCCGCCGCGTGGGCTGCGCGCCATCGCGCACCGCTGCCCGTGCGGCAACCCGGACGTGGTCGAGACGCAGCCCCGTCTGGAGGACGGCACGCCGTTCCCGACGACGTACTACCTGACCTGTCCGCGTGCCGCGTCGGCGATCGGCACGCTGGAGGCCAACGGGGTCATGAAGGAGATGACCGAGCGCCTGGCGACGGACCCAGAGCTGGCGGCCGCCTACCGCGCCGCGCACGAGGACTACCTCGCGCGCCGGGACGCCATCGAGGTGCTGGAGGGCTTCCCCAGCGCGGGCGGGATGCCGGACCGTGTGAAGTGCCTGCACGTCCTGGTCGGCCACTCGCTGGTGGCGGGCCCCGGGGTCAACCCGCTGGGCGACGAGGCCATCGCGATGCTGCCGGAGTGGTGGGCGAAGGGCCCGTGCGTCACGCCGTGCGGCTCCGACGCCGGACCCGACGCGTCCTGA
- a CDS encoding Ppx/GppA phosphatase family protein yields the protein MTRVAAIDCGTNSIRLLVADVDPATGDFTELDRRMRIVRLGQGVDRTGRLAPEALERTFDACRDYAAAIKELGAERIRFVATSASRDAENSDTFVRGVLEILGVEPEVVTGDREAQLSFDGATKELVGADHLEKPYLVVDIGGGSTEFVVGDDRVRAARSVDIGCVRMTERHLVVDGAVVDPPTPDRIAAIRADVGAALDLAEQTVPISSAATLVGLAGTVTTVAAMALGLEEYDSEAIHHSRVSVERVREITERLLASTHEERAAIPAMHPGRVDVIAAGAVVLLAVMERAGAHEVVVSEHDILDGIAHSCAAEAR from the coding sequence ATGACCCGCGTTGCCGCCATCGACTGCGGTACCAACTCCATCCGCCTGCTCGTGGCGGACGTGGACCCCGCCACCGGGGACTTCACCGAGCTCGACCGCCGGATGCGGATCGTCCGGCTCGGCCAGGGTGTCGACCGCACCGGCCGGCTGGCCCCCGAGGCGCTGGAGCGCACCTTCGACGCGTGCCGTGACTACGCGGCCGCGATCAAGGAGCTCGGTGCCGAGCGGATCCGGTTCGTCGCCACGTCCGCCTCCCGGGACGCGGAGAACAGCGACACGTTCGTCCGCGGTGTCCTGGAGATCCTGGGCGTCGAGCCCGAGGTCGTCACGGGCGACAGGGAGGCACAGCTCTCCTTCGACGGCGCCACGAAGGAACTGGTGGGCGCCGACCACCTGGAGAAGCCGTACCTCGTCGTGGACATCGGCGGCGGTTCCACGGAGTTCGTGGTGGGCGACGACCGTGTCCGCGCCGCCCGGTCCGTCGACATCGGCTGCGTGCGGATGACCGAGCGTCATCTCGTCGTGGACGGGGCCGTGGTGGACCCGCCGACGCCCGACCGGATCGCCGCGATCCGCGCGGACGTCGGGGCCGCCCTGGACCTCGCCGAGCAGACCGTGCCGATCTCCTCGGCGGCGACGCTCGTCGGCCTGGCGGGGACGGTCACCACCGTGGCCGCGATGGCGCTCGGGCTGGAGGAGTACGACTCCGAGGCGATCCACCACTCCCGGGTCTCCGTCGAGCGCGTCCGGGAGATCACGGAGCGGCTGCTCGCCTCGACGCACGAGGAACGCGCCGCGATCCCCGCGATGCACCCGGGGAGGGTCGATGTGATCGCCGCGGGGGCCGTCGTCCTGCTCGCCGTGATGGAGCGGGCCGGGGCCCACGAGGTCGTCGTCAGTGAACACGACATCCTCGACGGCATAGCTCACAGCTGCGCAGCCGAGGCGCGCTGA
- a CDS encoding type II toxin-antitoxin system RelE/ParE family toxin: MKYAFRFTTAAQRQLRAISRPDAMRILTALTSLGDDPYRQDADVKRFTGPSGLYRLRVGSYRIAYQIDDGELVILVVKVGDRRDVDRNL, encoded by the coding sequence GTGAAGTACGCCTTCCGCTTCACCACGGCGGCGCAGCGGCAACTGCGGGCCATCAGCCGCCCCGACGCCATGCGCATCCTGACCGCGCTGACCTCACTCGGTGACGACCCGTACCGCCAGGACGCCGACGTCAAGAGGTTCACCGGCCCGTCGGGCCTCTACCGGCTCCGGGTCGGAAGCTACCGAATCGCCTACCAGATCGACGATGGTGAACTCGTCATCCTCGTCGTCAAGGTGGGCGACCGGCGGGACGTCGACCGCAACCTGTGA
- a CDS encoding type II toxin-antitoxin system Phd/YefM family antitoxin, with the protein MTENSVTVREARAHLADHINRAEEGVPTVITRNGAPVAAVVPISDFEALEEAADVMLAREAEAVLAEGGSTVTMAELLADLFTEQDGEAA; encoded by the coding sequence ATGACTGAGAACTCCGTGACCGTACGGGAAGCCCGCGCACACCTCGCCGACCACATCAACCGGGCCGAGGAGGGCGTCCCGACCGTCATCACACGCAATGGCGCCCCGGTGGCGGCCGTAGTGCCGATCTCGGACTTCGAAGCGTTGGAGGAAGCGGCCGATGTGATGCTGGCGCGCGAGGCCGAAGCGGTGCTGGCCGAGGGAGGCAGCACCGTGACCATGGCGGAACTGCTGGCGGACCTGTTCACCGAGCAGGACGGCGAGGCGGCGTGA